One window of the Tachypleus tridentatus isolate NWPU-2018 chromosome 10, ASM421037v1, whole genome shotgun sequence genome contains the following:
- the LOC143230841 gene encoding uncharacterized protein LOC143230841 isoform X2 translates to MTTFDEKCLNSTLLQVIPEKEELFSWDNIYYQDQDDPRTAHIDGEMITYGVEDPNLIMLYVHKQSDCLSDLADYDEFGGYRFLETIEEETSEDLKSQSDEIWSLSYGESKTNSSSDLNYDHTLLDLSCKDRNVSKPNRKDVVEIVDIPLSQKKTCLYSGYQNHEQQWGLSPACQSVQQRIREGSDDDRTVKLNCISSTSITGQSEDEDESVSDMSDDDGSDLSEFSSLERAVLAEFSFEDIENHENTLGAHSSTDAMMNLNYLHLFQNNDPHEATSSVKERDQIDRETEDDDNNLFLGPDNKTTFSKTAVTNSLVCVPDYSATVKKQSCETLSDNLRTCANNHERVLQNYNHKLPSDKTRNCRSKTFISASSDGKELNSRRLGSPELLKKESFSHYRKNAKQVNYSNDSNFARSLEGFLILEGREVSAGEYCDWWNHEFFTEDCFDIKLQNSLCQIEDNDNLLHFEKYKDVLDVQQIKSNQESKNVTEGIRFLDSDVTFECTNEGCFSDAREYFAKMIFTNVVNERNPDTSVSVPEQDVCLKDEVKKIHDVKLIEQNDEGKRCKTYSSNKEPKDYVKNKVFQSEYDNCSKIIKMSVNNSFSQVRKDQENLNLNTTDPERKVVSYDCDSGTVTDLALNPCDTPVSGATSCLRELFSMHKNDKKLCVHSEARAIENAPGNRCLPFQEVLLRQTSTDGLLIEQTTQAPYKERFIDHTCNVHENDTEFSVEVAWGRNVGFSDQQRSYEQDDSNIKFTVTDIHQRVDKWSTDRAFSYASLTDGRAKSCGIDSQKTDTCSTETRSVPECLLHSKNLKVSGEEFSSNNVPPSNCSQQSTSLQVEQWMKPYQIKSYGPSSKFLSEQENTELNDILTFENNNDTKGKNDITESVICRAFGESEIISNQSKKSKNKTRRISETMERSAIENTKIGESHRVDNEETTQDESKYEEQGLHPLSMLLERGRHDSENPKIESFRHLNPLQYDQRIDDEESKCLRTEKQDKIRSSEHQLISPIECTTMSSQQEREETRNVCSPLDVSVRSDRSVNQNSVSVGDTLFKRKHVLASCVTFTPHYEEKEYGGMSSKLLLGISDQETNHNSKNTNTRCNNSALRDDEKPKELSQGSVESQSLTSDDHRYHHTKKYLRNPHLYLSETGSAFKTFIDGCHIDRKKLNYVDSESIQSHRLLGDEGKQRKRDDLTIVPSEVSREVAQYVAPSRAIHDNYKINLEDVSEGVETRSLQYQSDLHDPTSVECESEPLLRDFPPLARNAWSSEELVSDRVENSTDVFLNLGRLCAAEREDLEPSPVEGKPGKYTPVAKGARPTSRTLRKSTRDESNDWKKCDYPLTRTITSCSKTSSSQRDCLVDKVTTDAKTVSTSTSVETDKPRQSLTRVAPRGVTCANVPSHILIKNNLLAYSLPDISNVVFTVNSKTEELCGSSCQKVTKLRNASFDDSFLVISNFHCFKYLRRSLSEPVLPFQTPCGCANPSKGDVNTKQGISREFVKEKKGNNLKHLQYSSNNMTDKYLCSDTDNVGRDCSFGETPSKSIKDNQLQIKQPKYREFSSLKMANVAKPIEREEELAQEPILVGRQVLQVHASVIPSFTKSTVKLPSGLTKPEPPPKPAHLLTIGKARQVRPPDLVTEGSSFKHSGLIPINTDSTVTLAGVNNRLLLPSNINKTSDVTTWKYGGEVGRPKAVTIVIPTDKGELDNVNIVSLTCEPENKCVMVNETELTNLNFVAPQEKPKPPCNERSAIKIHSQTRRSKEDENKLSCLENRYGRSVTPEYPSLIHAEKKLSFPLSSHNYISDSLTSAHPKIQGRQGFNGSKNKVERNFNSSLKLKPVAECQKPRNIASLSLLSSPSTQEGSADRIERITGFKSATKGNATKPPLPPHLQNVECDRLHSGIRGRIAVARKQFLDSVQINEGIVSDNVSQDLNKERFKSFRRSTEVERARLRGSTPDLVALERSARSSRRHIDRILASKGPNQQESSAERNSSESHRHTGDPNVAWPSYKEKLAQYKERCELEKTLRRRSKSLGYLETDIDTLECRQVCETDIDSSSQKNNTDNESHARSMLTLGDQDQIHFTSGMEDNSRARSMDFLLDDDNRLAALPPENTLNTNKPKSEHELRIERSLQNLNLPEWYRSSPWSKRSQERIILKRSEGAQRPRWEGLGSRTPSSSSLASTSFSGRNLTTPDRMNNADWRCMGSFRSSRESLTGVGTDSASPADSWSRWSSPRLSSAPVSGLSGYRSFRQPYLGWRAAASLSPSSNLSRAPSPAPSTPLTTSRPVSPGRILGEGYIASRHLMDESKTQSSPHVQTVKNLEKSNFLTNYNERLSQYSYSPDVMEQTNHNSRPEQAPPPTNHPTGDTEARNSRNGSFEEASLSSSYIRKVSQNYSESTDSNSLHHHQLRSADENDSLFQSSLIRLYDSLAKSSEPICASTSVSDPSSSLYQGFITDNSIRKNSYKEYSKHKHSQEKDISLSQQIPINHNSLWKCSVNNETDHSESAYLNEKEKNENLKVVTTHFGPQAVSSGLQQENDDPQVVSSIPQQENYDSQVVSSRLHQENDDPQVVSSRLHQENDDSQVVSSRLHQENDDPQVVSSRLHQENDDHQVVSSRLHQENDDPQVVSSILHQENDDPQVVSSKLHQENDDPQVVNIRLPQENSEKRKNDLNGYREESEMTLEELDTFTPSFNQNVHDKFESLREGNREDDTFSYIQIQSICSGGSIVHKESEKDTSPSEPHSSSYTDQNQSSFSPEHVMWMESSFVGSRPTTSVVVMPSGVSPAKTNNDTCDMDGDKDNVQNGQNNLEEETKDVTTSQDDVLDSLLAIPFSSLSSSPGASRHCSPSVTQMISSVTVGQEVSVAFDIGCTEPHQKSFTDMASHLTTFSRSRAGFQESPCRKITEEVSHKSGTGDDNVSSSTVATSLEPDFEQSSKENAEKNLNEAMSKENNKCTSPEQANPYRAIC, encoded by the coding sequence ATGACGACATTCGATGAAAAGTGTTTGAACTCGACTCTCCTTCAAGTAATCCCCGAAAAGGAAGAACTATTTTCTTGGGATAACATTTATTATCAAGACCAGGACGATCCACGTACAGCACATATTGATGGTGAGATGATAACTTACGGAGTCGAAGACCCCAACCTAATCATGCTATACGTTCACAAGCAATCAGACTGCTTGAGCGATTTAGCTGATTATGACGAGTTTGGAGGGTATAGATTTCTGGAGACAATTGAGGAAGAAACGTCAGAAGACTTGAAAAGTCAGAGTGACGAGATTTGGTCTCTTAGCTATGGAGAATCGAAAACAAATAGTAGTTCTGATTTAAATTATGACCATACTTTACTAGATCTGTCATGCAAAGACCGTAATGTTTCTAAGCCAAACAGGAAGGATGTTGTAGAAATCGTGGATATTCCTctgtcacaaaaaaaaacatgtttatacaGTGGTTACCAAAACCACGAACAACAATGGGGATTATCACCAGCCTGTCAAAGTGTTCAGCAACGGATAAGAGAAGGCAGTGATGACGATAGAACTGTCAAACTTAACTGTATTTCGAGCACTTCTATAACTGGTCAAAGTGAGGATGAAGATGAAAGTGTCTCAGATATGTCAGATGACGACGGATCAGATCTCTCGGAGTTTTCTTCCCTAGAACGTGCAGTCCTCGCTGAATTTTCCTTCGAAGACATTGAAAACCACGAAAATACCCTAGGTGCACATAGTTCCACGGATGCCATGATGAATTTAAATTatcttcatttgtttcaaaataatgacCCTCACGAAGCGACATCAAGTGTTAAAGAGAGAGATCAGATAGACCGTGAAACAGAAGACGATGACAATAACCTGTTCTTGGGACCAGATAATAAGACTACGTTCTCAAAGACAGCTGTTACCAATTCCCTGGTTTGTGTACCAGATTATTCTGCTACTGTGAAAAAACAGAGCTGTGAGACTCTATCGGATAATCTTCGAACTTGTGCAAACAACCACGAACGTGTTTTACAAAACTACAATCATAAACTACCGTCAGATAAAACTCGTAATTGCCGCAGTAAAACTTTCATCTCAGCTTCCAGCGATGGAAAAGAACTTAATTCAAGAAGATTGGGTTCTCCTGAACTATTGAAAAAGGAAAGCTTTTCACACTATAGGAAGAATGCAAAACAAGTGAATTACTCTAACGACTCCAACTTTGCAAGATCATTGGAAGGATTCCTGATTCTAGAAGGAAGAGAGGTTAGTGCTGGTGAGTACTGTGATTGGTGGAATCATGAATTTTTTACGGAAGATTGTTTTGATATCAAATTACAAAACAGTCTTTGCCAGATCGAGGACAATGATAACTTATTACATTTCGAAAAGTATAAAGACGTTTTAGATGTTCAACAGATTAAATCTAATCAGGAATCCAAGAATGTAACTGAAGGTATTAGATTTCTTGACAGCGATGTAACATTTGAGTGCACGAATGAAGGTTGTTTTTCCGACGCTAGGGAATATTTCGCTAAAATGATATTTACAAATGTCGTGAATGAAAGAAATCCTGATACGAGTGTTTCAGTTCCCGAACAAGATGTCTGCCTCAaagatgaagtaaaaaaaattcatgacGTTAAACTAATAGAACAAAACGACGAGGGAAAGAGATGTAAGACTTACTCGAGTAATAAAGAGCCAAAAGACTATGTGAAAAATAAGGTATTTCAATCCGAATACGATAATTgtagcaaaataataaaaatgtctgTCAATAATTCTTTCTCGCAAGTAAGAAAAGATCAAGAAAATTTAAACCTGAACACAACTGATCCTGAAAGGAAAGTTGTTAGTTACGACTGTGACTCGGGTACCGTTACGGATTTGGCTCTAAACCCTTGTGATACTCCAGTGTCAGGAGCAACTAGTTGTTTAAGAGAATTGTTCAGTATGCACAAGAATGACAAGAAACTATGTGTTCATAGTGAGGCACGTGCTATTGAAAACGCGCCTGGAAACAGGTGTCTGCCATTTCAGGAAGTCTTACTAAGACAAACTTCTACTGATGGACTATTGATCGAGCAAACCACGCAAGCGCCATATAAGGAACGCTTCATAGATCACACATGTAACGTGCATGAAAACGATACAGAGTTTAGTGTTGAAGTTGCTTGGGGAAGAAACGTGGGTTTTTCTGATCAGCAACGTAGTTATGAGCAGGACGACTCCAATATTAAATTTACGGTCACAGATATTCACCAGCGCGTAGACAAATGGTCAACTGATCGTGCATTCTCCTATGCATCACTTACTGATGGTAGAGCTAAAAGCTGTGGTATCGATTCACAAAAGACAGACACTTGTTCAACTGAGACGCGGTCAGTCCCTGAATGTCTGCTTCACTCAAAAAACCTGAAAGTGAGTGGAGAAGAGTTCAGTTCGAATAACGTTCCACCCTCAAACTGTAGTCAACAAAGCACATCGCTTCAAGTTGAGCAATGGATGAAACCCTACCAAATCAAGAGCTACGGACCGAGTTCAAAATTTTTAAGTGAACAAGAAAATACAGAACTGAACGACATTTTAACATTCGAAAACAACAACGACACAAAAGGTAAGAATGACATCACTGAATCGGTAATTTGTCGTGCTTTCGGAGAATCTGAGATAATATCCAATCAgtcaaagaaaagtaaaaacaaaacgagGAGAATTAGTGAAACAATGGAACGAAGTGCgatagaaaacacaaaaataggAGAATCGCACAGAGTAGACAATGAGGAAACAACTCAGGATGAAAGTAAATATGAAGAACAAGGTCTACATCCACTAAGCATGTTGCTCGAGCGAGGAAGACATGACTCTGAGAACCCTAAAATTGAATCTTTTCGACATCTTAATCCTCTGCAATATGATCAAAGAATAGATGATGAAGAAAGTAAATGTTTAAGGACAGAGAAACAAGACAAGATAAGAAGCAGTGAACACCAACTAATTTCACCGATAGAGTGCACCACCATGAGCAGTCAGCAAGAACGTGAAGAAACGAGAAATGTATGTTCACCTCTGGACGTATCAGTTAGATCCGATAGGTCAGTGAACCAAAATTCGGTAAGTGTGGGTGACACATTATTTAAACGTAAGCATGTCTTAGCATCATGTGTGACTTTTACTCCTCATTATGAAGAGAAGGAATACGGTGGTATGTCAAGTAAATTACTTTTAGGAATCTCAGACCAGGAAACCAATCATAAtagtaaaaatacaaatacacgTTGTAATAACAGTGCTTTAAGAGATGATGAAAAACCAAAAGAACTTTCCCAAGGATCAGTGGAATCTCAGTCGCTAACGAGTGATGATCATAGATATCATCACActaaaaaatatttgagaaatcCTCATTTATACTTAAGTGAAACTGGCTCTGcttttaaaacgtttattgaCGGATGTCACATAGatcgaaaaaaattaaattatgtggACAGTGAGTCAATACAATCACATCGTCTTCTCGGTGACGAAGGCAAACAACGTAAAAGGGATGATTTAACGATTGTACCCAGCGAAGTAAGCCGTGAAGTAGCGCAATATGTGGCGCCATCTCGTGCGATTCACGATAACTACAAAATTAATTTAGAGGATGTAAGCGAGGGTGTTGAAACACGATCCTTACAGTATCAGAGTGACCTTCATGACCCTACTAGCGTTGAGTGTGAATCCGAACCTCTGCTGCGTGATTTCCCCCCTTTGGCAAGGAACGCGTGGTCTTCGGAAGAACTCGTTTCTGACCGTGTAGAGAATAGCACAGATGTGTTTCTAAATCTGGGACGTCTTTGTGCTGCTGAAAGGGAGGACTTAGAGCCAAGCCCAGTTGAAGGGAAGCCAGGAAAGTATACACCAGTAGCTAAAGGCGCTCGGCCTACAAGTAGAACTTTGAGAAAAAGTACTAGAGATGAATCAAATGACTGGAAGAAATGTGATTATCCATTGACAAGAACCATCACTTCTTGCTCCAAAACTTCAAGTTCACAAAGAGACTGTTTGGTCGATAAAGTGACTACCGATGCCAAAACTGTTTCAACCAGCACCTCTGTTGAAACTGACAAACCTCGACAGTCTCTAACTCGCGTCGCACCTCGAGGAGTAACGTGTGCAAATGTTCCAAGCCATATTTTGATTAAGAACAACCTTCTGGCATATTCCTTACCGGACATTTCTAACGTTGTGTTCACAGTTAATAGTAAAACAGAGGAGTTGTGTGGTTCGTCTTGCCAAAAGGTCACTAAGTTACGGAATGCGAGCTTTGATGATTCTTTTCTAGTTATCAGCAATTTccattgttttaaatatcttcGCAGGAGTCTTTCTGAGCCAGTGTTGCCTTTCCAAACTCCTTGTGGATGTGCGAATCCGAGTAAAGGGGATGTGAACACAAAACAAGGAATTTCAAGGGAATTCGTCAAGGAAAAGAAAGGTAATAATCTAAAGCATTTACAATATAGTAGTAACAATATGACTGATAAGTACTTATGTTCTGATACTGATAATGTAGGAAGAGATTGTAGTTTTGGTGAAACACCATCAAAGTCTATCAAGGATAACCAGCTACaaataaaacaaccaaaatatCGTGAATTTTCATCCCTAAAAATGGCTAACGTAGCGAAGCCCATCGAACGTGAAGAGGAGTTAGCCCAAGAGCCAATATTGGTTGGAAGACAAGTTCTTCAAGTTCATGCGTCCGTCATCCCTTCTTTTACTAAATCTACAGTAAAACTTCCAAGTGGACTGACTAAACCAGAACCACCGCCAAAACCAGCTCATTTGCTAACCATTGGCAAAGCACGACAGGTTCGACCGCCGGATTTGGTAACAGAAGGTTCGTCGTTTAAACATAGTGGTCTCATTCCTATTAATACCGACTCAACTGTGACGTTAGCGGGTGTAAACAATCGATTATTGTTGCCTAGCAACATCAATAAGACGTCTGATGTTACCACGTGGAAGTATGGTGGCGAAGTTGGTCGTCCCAAGGCTGTGACAATTGTGATTCCAACTGACAAAGGCGAACTTGATAATGTCAATATTGTGTCTTTAACTTGTGAACCAGAGAACAAATGTGTAATGGTAAATGAAACTGAACTTACTAATCTAAACTTTGTCGCACCTCAAGAAAAACCAAAACCACCCTGTAATGAAAgaagtgcaataaaaatacattcacAAACCCGAAGATCTAAGGAGGACGAAAATAAATTATCTTGTCTAGAAAATAGGTATGGAAGAAGTGTTACCCCTGAATACCCTTCATTAATTCATGCAGAGAAAAAACTTTCTTTTCCCTTGTCGTCTCATAATTACATTTCCGACAGCTTAACATCGGCACATCCTAAAATCCAGGGAAGACAGGGTTTCAACGGCTCAAAAAATAAAGTCGAAAGAAACTTTAATTCCTCTTTGAAATTGAAACCTGTCGCTGAGTGTCAGAAACCACGAAATATAGCATCTCTATCTCTTCTTTCGTCACCATCAACCCAAGAGGGTTCTGCTGATAGAATCGAGCGTATTACTGGTTTCAAATCTGCAACAAAAGGCAATGCTACAAAGCCGCCATTGCCACCACATCTTCAGAACGTTGAATGTGATAGATTGCACTCTGGAATAAGGGGTCGTATTGCTGTTGCGCGTAAACAGTTTTTAGACTCTGTTCAGATCAATGAAGGGATTGTGTCTGATAACGTAAGCCAAGATCTCaataaagaaagatttaaatCTTTCCGACGTTCTACTGAAGTGGAGAGAGCCCGACTTAGAGGGAGCACTCCGGATCTCGTGGCTCTAGAAAGATCAGCACGCAGCAGCAGGAGACATATTGATCGAATTCTAGCTTCTAAAGGTCCAAATCAGCAAGAAAGTAGCGCAGAACGCAATAGTTCCGAGTCTCATCGGCACACAGGTGACCCAAATGTCGCCTGGCCTTCTTATAAAGAGAAATTGGCTCAATATAAAGAGCGATGCGAGTTGGAGAAAACACTGAGAAGAAGAAGTAAGAGCTTGGGCTACTTGGAGACAGATATCGACACACTGGAGTGCAGACAAGTGTGTGAAACAGATATTGATAGTTCGAGCCAAAAAAATAATACAGATAACGAGTCTCACGCTCGCAGCATGCTTACATTGGGCGATCAGGACCAAATACATTTTACTAGTGGCATGGAAGACAACTCAAGAGCTCGAAGCATGGACTTTCTGTTGGATGATGACAATAGGCTCGCAGCTTTACCTCCGGAAAATACCTTGAATACAAATAAACCCAAATCTGAGCACGAATTGCGCATAGAACGGTCTTTACAAAACTTGAACCTCCCAGAATGGTACAGAAGTTCTCCTTGGAGCAAACGATCACAGGAAcgaattattttgaaaagaagcGAGGGAGCACAACGTCCACGGTGGGAGGGACTGGGATCGAGAACCCCATCTTCTTCTAGTCTAGCATCCACCAGTTTTTCTGGTAGAAATCTGACAACCCCTGATCGAATGAACAATGCTGACTGGCGTTGTATGGGTTCATTTCGATCGTCACGAGAAAGTCTGACAGGAGTTGGTACAGATTCAGCGTCTCCTGCGGACTCATGGTCCAGGTGGAGTAGTCCTCGCTTATCTAGCGCTCCTGTATCAGGGTTGTCAGGCTATCGCTCTTTCAGACAACCTTACTTGGGGTGGAGAGCAGCAGCTAGCCTATCTCCTAGCAGCAATCTTTCAAGAGCGCCTTCTCCAGCTCCATCAACTCCACTAACCACCAGCCGACCTGTATCGCCTGGTCGGATCCTAGGAGAAGGTTATATAGCTTCTCGCCATTTAATGGACGAGTCCAAGACACAGAGTTCTCCACATGTTCAAACAGTAAAAAACTTGGAGAAAAGTAACTTCCTTACAAACTATAACGAACGACTGAGTCAGTATAGTTATTCTCCCGACGTTATGGAACAAACAAATCATAACTCGAGGCCAGAGCAGGCCCCTCCCCCGACGAATCACCCTACAGGTGACACGGAGGCGAGAAATAGCCGAAATGGCTCATTCGAGGAAGCTTCTCTTTCTTCCTCTTACATTAGAAAAGTGAGTCAGAATTACTCAGAATCAACTGACAGTAATTCTCTCCACCACCACCAGTTAAGAAGCGCAGATGAAAATGACTCCCTTTTCCAAAGTTCTTTAATACGTCTTTACGACTCTCTAGCAAAAAGTAGCGAACCCATTTGTGCATCTACGTCTGTAAGTGACCCTAGCAGCTCACTTTACCAAGGGTTTATTACTGATAATTCAATCAGAAAGAACTCTTACAAAGAGTATAGCAAGCACAAACATTCACAAGAGAAAGATATTTCTTTGTCACAACAAATCCCTATAAATCATAATTCACTTTGGAAATGTTCTGTTAACAATGAAACAGATCATTCTGAATCTGCTTATCTAaacgaaaaggaaaaaaatgaaaatcttaaaGTTGTTACAACGCATTTTGGACCCCAGGCTGTGAGCTCTGGACTTCAACAAGAGAATGATGATCCCCAGGTTGTGAGCTCTATACCTCAACAAGAGAATTATGATTCCCAGGTTGTGAGCTCTAGACTTCATCAAGAGAATGATGACCCCCAGGTTGTGAGCTCTAGACTTCATCAAGAGAATGATGATTCCCAGGTTGTGAGCTCTAGACTTCATCAAGAGAATGATGATCCCCAGGTTGTGAGCTCTAGACTTCATCAAGAGAATGATGATCACCAGGTTGTGAGCTCTAGACTTCATCAAGAGAATGATGATCCCCAGGTTGTGAGCTCTATACTTCATCAAGAGAATGATGATCCCCAGGTTGTGAGCTCTAAACTTCATCAAGAGAATGATGATCCCCAGGTTGTGAACATTAGACTTCCACAAGAGAATAGTGAGAAACGGAAAAATGATTTGAACGGTTACCGGGAAGAAAGTGAAATGACTTTGGAAGAACTGGATACTTTCACGCCGTCCTTTAATCAAAATGTTCATGATAAGTTCGAAAGCCTGCGTGAAGGTAACCGCGAGGATGACACATTTTCGTATATTCAAATTCAAAGTATTTGCAGTGGGGGTTCTATCGTTCATAAAGAATCAGAGAAAGACACTAGTCCCAGTGAACCACATTCTTCCTCTTACACCGACCAAAACCAAAGCTCTTTCTCTCCAGAGCATGTGATGTGGATGGAATCATCGTTTGTGGGATCAAGACCCACTACGTCAGTGGTAGTAATGCCTTCCGGCGTATCACCTGCCAAAACAAACAACGACACGTGCGACATGGATGGTGATAAGGACAATGTCCAGAATG